A portion of the Coriobacteriia bacterium genome contains these proteins:
- a CDS encoding nucleoside hydrolase, with amino-acid sequence MTNPEAPKKKLILDLDTGIDDTLAIAYALGSEEVELIGITGTFGNVLVDTGVRNSLAVLDLLGHPEVPVYRGVDHPRAADSFSLLPIIHHIHGRNGIGNCEIPDSTRAPQPGSAVDFIIEAAHAYGPNLLYVPTGPLTTLAAVLDIEPDIAQTGMQVTLMGGALAVPGNVTPCSEANIANDPEAADVVLRSSLPTTMVGLDVTLQAMLPKTETAAWRAIGTPAARFLADMTDFYIDFYTSRDPYMVGCSLHDPLAVATAIDPTLVGTLDINLMVDLEGAERGRTIGNPELLANPHKTSKAALTVDAERFLREFVARTTRALKAAPAC; translated from the coding sequence ATGACGAACCCCGAAGCCCCCAAGAAGAAGCTCATCCTCGACCTGGACACCGGCATCGATGACACGCTGGCCATCGCTTACGCCCTGGGCAGCGAAGAAGTCGAGCTCATTGGCATTACCGGCACGTTCGGCAACGTCCTCGTCGACACGGGTGTGCGCAACAGCCTCGCCGTGCTCGACCTGCTCGGACACCCCGAGGTCCCGGTGTACCGCGGCGTCGACCACCCCCGCGCGGCCGACTCGTTCAGCCTGTTGCCCATCATCCACCACATCCACGGGCGCAATGGCATCGGCAACTGCGAGATTCCCGACTCAACGCGCGCGCCGCAGCCCGGCTCGGCCGTCGACTTCATCATCGAGGCGGCCCACGCGTACGGCCCCAACCTGCTCTACGTACCGACGGGTCCGCTCACGACGCTGGCTGCCGTGCTCGACATCGAGCCTGACATTGCGCAAACGGGCATGCAGGTCACGCTGATGGGCGGTGCACTTGCCGTGCCGGGCAACGTGACGCCGTGCTCCGAGGCCAACATCGCCAACGACCCCGAGGCGGCCGACGTCGTGCTGCGCTCGAGCCTGCCGACGACGATGGTCGGTCTCGATGTGACATTGCAGGCCATGCTGCCCAAGACGGAGACGGCCGCTTGGCGTGCCATCGGCACCCCCGCCGCGCGCTTCCTCGCCGATATGACCGACTTCTACATCGACTTCTACACGAGCCGCGACCCCTACATGGTCGGCTGTAGCCTGCACGACCCGTTGGCTGTCGCCACGGCCATCGACCCCACGCTCGTCGGGACGCTCGACATCAACCTGATGGTCGACCTCGAAGGGGCCGAGCGAGGCCGCACGATCGGCAACCCCGAGCTGCTGGCCAACCCGCACAAGACGTCGAAGGCTGCGCTCACCGTCGATGCCGAGCGCTTCCTGCGCGAGTTCGTCGCCCGCACGACGCGCGCCCTCAAGGCCGCACCGGCCTGCTAG
- a CDS encoding ribokinase, whose protein sequence is MPSVVIFGSVNMDLSIESPRMPEAGETITGGGFITNAGGKGANQAVACARLGARTVLVGAVGPDAFGAELRAGLEAAGVDCARLQAPSDAATGVAVILRCEGDNRIILSPGANHVLDGPAVARSLEQVASPGDVFLTQGECDFDATLAALHAARELGMYTVFNPAPVPTRSVPDAAWADVDLVCLNETECALLTGIAPEGDDGIRKAAEHLAAHGVGTVVITLGSSGSVAWHDGTLTRVAAKRADAIDTTAAGDTFIGALLSARVAGLPLEQALRRGSAASAIAVTRLGAQQSIPTLAEVHEHFNDPSL, encoded by the coding sequence ATGCCCAGCGTCGTCATCTTCGGCAGCGTCAATATGGACCTGTCTATCGAGAGTCCCCGCATGCCGGAAGCGGGCGAGACCATCACGGGCGGCGGCTTCATCACGAACGCCGGCGGCAAGGGCGCCAACCAGGCTGTTGCCTGCGCGCGCCTCGGAGCCCGGACAGTGCTCGTGGGCGCCGTGGGCCCCGACGCCTTTGGAGCTGAGCTGCGAGCGGGGCTTGAAGCTGCCGGCGTTGACTGCGCCCGGCTGCAGGCTCCCTCTGACGCGGCGACGGGCGTGGCCGTCATCCTGCGCTGCGAGGGCGACAACCGCATCATCTTGTCGCCCGGCGCGAACCACGTGCTGGACGGCCCGGCCGTTGCCCGATCGCTCGAGCAGGTCGCGTCGCCTGGCGACGTCTTCCTGACCCAGGGCGAGTGCGACTTCGACGCGACGCTCGCGGCCCTGCACGCTGCCCGCGAGCTCGGCATGTACACGGTGTTCAATCCCGCGCCCGTTCCCACGCGCTCCGTGCCTGACGCCGCGTGGGCCGACGTCGACCTCGTGTGCCTCAACGAGACGGAATGCGCCCTGCTGACGGGCATTGCGCCCGAGGGCGACGACGGAATTCGCAAGGCGGCCGAGCACCTGGCCGCGCACGGTGTCGGCACCGTTGTCATCACGCTGGGCTCGAGCGGTTCGGTCGCCTGGCACGACGGCACGCTGACCCGCGTCGCTGCCAAGCGCGCTGACGCCATCGACACGACGGCTGCGGGGGACACGTTCATCGGCGCGCTGCTTTCGGCTCGCGTGGCGGGACTGCCGCTCGAACAGGCGCTGCGCCGGGGCTCGGCTGCCTCGGCCATCGCGGTCACCCGCCTGGGTGCCCAGCAGTCCATCCCGACGCTCGCCGAAGTACACGAGCATTTTAACGACCCCTCGCTGTAA
- a CDS encoding Fic family protein: MPVQADIPRLSSGVIKAALIHYQFETIHPFLDGNGRLGRLLIVLSLVNDGVLKTACLYPSYQLKARRTEYYSQLMRVRMQGDYAEWIRFFCQCLLDSAVDAGNSMRELVELHAQNERIIREHFARGASNALNLLDLLERNPIADIAFIASRIELSRTSVSNLVREFCELGILCQRDTRKQRYREYLYEDYLKILRAGSEPIPRG, translated from the coding sequence ATGCCAGTGCAAGCTGATATACCACGCCTGTCGTCAGGAGTCATCAAAGCAGCGCTCATACACTACCAGTTCGAGACCATTCACCCATTCCTCGATGGCAACGGCCGTTTGGGGCGTCTGCTCATCGTGCTGTCCCTCGTGAACGATGGCGTTCTTAAAACAGCATGTCTCTATCCGTCCTACCAACTCAAGGCACGACGGACCGAATACTACAGCCAGCTCATGCGCGTCCGCATGCAGGGCGATTATGCAGAGTGGATCAGATTCTTCTGCCAATGTCTCCTCGATAGCGCAGTCGATGCGGGCAACTCGATGCGGGAGCTCGTCGAGCTGCACGCGCAAAACGAACGTATCATCAGGGAACATTTCGCCCGCGGCGCATCCAACGCTCTGAATTTGCTTGACCTTCTTGAGCGCAATCCCATCGCCGACATAGCGTTCATCGCCAGCCGCATAGAGCTGTCCCGCACGTCCGTCTCGAACCTCGTGCGAGAGTTTTGCGAACTAGGAATCCTTTGTCAGCGCGATACCCGCAAGCAGCGCTACCGAGAGTACCTATACGAGGATTACCTGAAAATCCTACGAGCAGGGAGCGAGCCCATCCCGCGCGGATAG
- a CDS encoding metallophosphoesterase, translating to MRTIVVGDLHLKQSRVLPLVDEAMEQAGARRVVLCGDVTDDWGATDADALSELAQMALWVGELRLSGVRVDVLMGNHDFAYVGGPDTPGMRPWIRLEVQRLLYELGVVIATDIDDILATHAGLTEAWARSCLTWEPSTAEPAANQIARQLNKMLESGDRENFRRLGATGPARGGWGTPGPLWADATELAADYLPGLRQIVGHTPMTTCTRLLDDERHPDLPELWACDTFSTYRNGTPIGDGSLLLVDDNGRVSVVRTEYGAALTTVD from the coding sequence ATGCGAACCATCGTTGTGGGCGACCTGCATCTCAAGCAGTCGCGCGTCCTTCCGCTCGTCGATGAGGCCATGGAGCAGGCGGGCGCCAGACGCGTCGTTCTGTGCGGCGACGTGACTGACGACTGGGGCGCGACCGACGCCGACGCGCTCAGCGAGCTCGCGCAGATGGCGCTGTGGGTGGGCGAGCTGCGCCTGTCGGGCGTGCGCGTCGACGTCCTCATGGGCAACCACGACTTCGCCTACGTCGGCGGGCCGGACACGCCGGGCATGCGGCCATGGATCCGGCTCGAGGTGCAGCGCCTGCTCTACGAGCTCGGCGTCGTCATCGCCACGGACATCGACGACATACTCGCGACGCACGCAGGCCTTACGGAGGCGTGGGCGCGGAGCTGCCTGACATGGGAGCCATCCACAGCAGAACCTGCGGCCAACCAAATCGCCCGTCAGCTCAACAAGATGCTGGAAAGTGGGGATCGCGAGAACTTCCGGCGTCTTGGCGCGACCGGCCCGGCGCGCGGCGGCTGGGGGACGCCCGGCCCCCTCTGGGCCGACGCCACGGAGCTCGCCGCCGACTACCTGCCCGGCTTGCGGCAGATCGTGGGGCACACACCTATGACGACGTGCACGCGTCTGCTCGATGATGAGCGCCACCCCGACCTACCCGAGCTCTGGGCATGCGACACGTTCTCGACGTATCGCAACGGCACGCCCATCGGTGACGGGAGTCTCCTGCTCGTGGATGACAACGGGCGTGTGAGCGTCGTGCGAACGGAGTACGGGGCCGCACTGACTACCGTGGACTGA
- a CDS encoding PD-(D/E)XK nuclease family protein: MKETTGNRAIIGGPGITLVLAGPSNESVRTATDGAMEALLAQGMRVARVLPDARRATQTAKRLAAAGSPLLGTPVTTLDEWALERWALFGDGRTPAFSAERRALVLQAIGEARPRTSHLPADSRGIVGCVESMVRTATGTLAFDRGVALDTERLSEAQLELLDICHIYARLLSEHGLVERSAALASLPDTMGDAGWSHLLLEDVSELGAVQESLIAAAARHEGATLVIRWREQSEDDAARAEMAQLVARANGSAASCDDALAPDESAGTTATAAAHDAASGSLAGAGHDGAAAMSDDARAALGELLERLHPAYAKLRGLVEGLVGRQGLSVRLVRAEEPPSTASVPRAAAPKTSTEPVAPSPELAALRHALFQPSSAPTVVPTGTVRFVLPAGRYARSEALAREIVRLRGTGIAPRDIVIACADPLALADALSGRLACADIACVAAGIEPLALTNAGRALAGLVRLVETEALASPEASAPDLVPLASDLALNPLLGVSDKEAHKQAHVLDAAWRANRLASASDLLAGLAGASAVARSAIAALRSGSVSDAVSALVRASKKQGVLSQADLLRDEPGLASLAHRVSVATELAGPIPVSSDAIARLMDGASVRTSRLSVPPNSLDAMREATVLKQNPNAVRLMRLRDVAGQDARAVIACDLTADDYPFSDRSDAASALLGKLGLPAPARATDELRWEFMAALEAATEAFVLERPLCDERAEPLRPSALYEETVDCYRTDITAQDDLDKRTGLPLAAWSAAEAPQAGEDAAVAPAIGEEEFAQLASPVGALDRAVLPMAAAQLLLADKDSAALLARDDLVLSPSSLELYLSCPARWFFERRLPTDAPDAAFDPLARGRFCHRVLQLFHTRLATDAGMARISADAREGSDALREADALLDACFDEARAESLAAARGTGPQDNLTLVAATPLEEQVFASIRRDLHDCIRRDALLPAAYVPLHHEWKFGDPVDRASGEPTGQADVPYAGVRLHGTIDRVDVDGEGHALVIDYKGGLGAGYELPRPKRGEEELPEGTDPLLPLHSQALMYATALMRGSDREQLTPRGALYLSYAKPLVKGFADPEAFAPGGAALLPERGGALSQDVLVQPLPDGQSGFLALLAHVEDVATEAVCRMRDGDIEPRPRFGALSCDTCPLTSCPKRVR; encoded by the coding sequence GTGAAAGAAACGACCGGAAACAGAGCCATCATCGGAGGGCCGGGCATCACACTCGTGCTGGCAGGCCCATCGAACGAGAGTGTGCGCACCGCAACCGACGGCGCCATGGAGGCGCTGCTCGCACAGGGCATGCGCGTCGCCCGGGTGCTACCCGACGCGCGGCGCGCCACCCAGACGGCCAAGCGCCTCGCCGCCGCGGGATCCCCCCTGCTCGGCACGCCGGTCACGACGCTCGACGAGTGGGCGCTCGAACGCTGGGCGCTGTTCGGCGACGGGCGCACGCCGGCCTTCTCAGCAGAGCGCCGCGCCCTTGTGCTCCAGGCCATTGGCGAAGCGCGCCCCCGGACGTCTCACCTGCCTGCAGACTCCCGTGGCATCGTGGGCTGCGTCGAGTCGATGGTTCGCACCGCCACCGGCACGCTCGCCTTTGACCGGGGCGTCGCCCTGGACACCGAGCGCCTCAGCGAAGCCCAGCTCGAGCTTCTCGACATCTGCCACATCTACGCGCGTCTGCTCTCCGAGCACGGCCTGGTCGAGCGCAGCGCCGCCCTAGCCAGCCTGCCTGACACCATGGGCGACGCGGGCTGGAGTCACCTGCTGCTCGAAGACGTCAGCGAGCTGGGCGCCGTGCAGGAGTCCCTTATCGCAGCGGCCGCTCGCCACGAGGGAGCCACGCTCGTCATCCGCTGGCGCGAGCAGAGCGAGGACGACGCGGCCCGGGCCGAGATGGCGCAGCTTGTCGCGCGCGCCAACGGGAGCGCCGCGAGCTGCGACGACGCCCTAGCTCCGGACGAGTCGGCGGGGACAACTGCGACGGCTGCAGCCCACGACGCCGCGTCAGGCAGCCTTGCGGGCGCAGGCCATGATGGCGCCGCCGCAATGAGCGATGATGCTCGCGCGGCCCTGGGCGAACTGCTCGAGCGACTCCACCCGGCATACGCAAAGCTTCGCGGGCTCGTCGAAGGGCTCGTGGGGCGTCAGGGACTCTCCGTGCGGCTCGTGCGTGCCGAAGAGCCACCGAGCACAGCAAGCGTGCCCCGCGCGGCAGCCCCGAAAACCTCTACCGAGCCAGTCGCACCCAGCCCGGAGCTCGCCGCCCTTCGTCACGCGCTGTTCCAGCCAAGCTCCGCGCCCACCGTCGTCCCAACCGGCACCGTGCGCTTTGTGCTGCCCGCCGGCCGCTACGCCCGCAGTGAAGCTCTCGCCCGCGAGATCGTCCGCCTGCGCGGCACCGGCATCGCCCCGCGCGACATCGTCATAGCTTGCGCCGACCCCCTCGCGCTCGCCGACGCGCTCTCGGGCCGCCTCGCATGCGCCGACATCGCCTGCGTCGCGGCCGGCATCGAGCCACTCGCGCTCACGAACGCCGGGCGTGCGCTCGCAGGGCTCGTGCGTCTCGTCGAGACCGAGGCGCTCGCCTCGCCGGAGGCGTCCGCGCCCGACCTCGTGCCGCTCGCCAGCGACCTCGCGCTCAACCCCCTGCTCGGTGTCTCGGACAAGGAGGCCCACAAGCAAGCCCACGTCCTGGACGCCGCCTGGCGCGCCAACCGACTCGCCAGCGCCTCCGACCTGCTCGCCGGGCTCGCCGGGGCCTCGGCCGTCGCCCGCAGCGCCATCGCAGCCCTGCGCTCTGGCAGCGTGAGCGACGCCGTGAGCGCCCTCGTACGCGCGAGCAAGAAGCAGGGGGTGCTCTCCCAGGCGGACCTGCTGCGCGACGAGCCCGGCCTCGCTTCGCTCGCCCACCGCGTCAGCGTCGCCACGGAACTCGCCGGCCCCATCCCCGTCAGCTCAGACGCCATCGCCCGGCTCATGGACGGCGCCAGCGTGCGCACGAGCCGGCTCAGCGTCCCACCCAACTCGCTTGACGCCATGCGCGAGGCCACCGTGCTCAAGCAGAACCCCAACGCCGTGCGTCTCATGCGCCTGCGCGACGTCGCCGGCCAGGACGCCCGCGCCGTCATCGCCTGCGACCTCACGGCCGACGACTACCCGTTCTCCGATCGCTCCGACGCCGCAAGCGCCCTGCTCGGCAAGCTCGGCCTGCCGGCACCCGCCCGCGCCACCGATGAGCTGCGCTGGGAGTTCATGGCAGCGCTCGAGGCCGCAACCGAGGCATTCGTGCTCGAGCGGCCGCTGTGCGACGAGCGCGCCGAGCCGCTGCGCCCCTCCGCGCTGTACGAGGAGACCGTGGACTGCTATCGCACCGACATCACCGCGCAGGACGACCTGGACAAGCGCACGGGTCTGCCGCTTGCCGCCTGGTCTGCAGCGGAGGCGCCCCAGGCGGGCGAGGATGCCGCCGTTGCCCCCGCCATCGGCGAGGAGGAGTTCGCGCAGCTCGCAAGCCCTGTCGGAGCGCTCGACCGCGCGGTCCTCCCCATGGCCGCGGCACAGCTGCTGCTCGCTGACAAGGACTCGGCCGCCCTGCTCGCCCGCGACGACCTCGTCCTGTCGCCGAGCAGCCTCGAGCTCTACCTCAGCTGCCCCGCCCGCTGGTTCTTCGAGCGGCGCCTCCCGACCGACGCCCCCGACGCCGCGTTCGACCCGCTGGCGCGCGGCCGGTTCTGCCACCGCGTGCTGCAGCTGTTCCACACGAGGCTCGCCACGGACGCCGGCATGGCGCGCATATCGGCGGACGCCCGCGAGGGCAGCGACGCGCTCAGGGAGGCAGACGCCCTGCTCGATGCCTGCTTCGACGAGGCGCGCGCCGAATCTCTTGCTGCCGCGCGAGGGACGGGCCCCCAGGACAACCTCACGCTCGTCGCCGCCACGCCCTTGGAGGAGCAGGTGTTCGCGAGCATCCGCCGCGACCTGCACGACTGTATCCGCCGCGACGCGCTCCTACCCGCCGCCTACGTGCCGCTGCACCACGAATGGAAGTTCGGCGACCCCGTCGACCGCGCAAGCGGAGAGCCCACGGGGCAGGCGGACGTCCCCTATGCCGGCGTGCGACTGCACGGCACCATCGACCGCGTCGACGTGGATGGCGAGGGCCACGCGCTCGTCATCGACTACAAGGGCGGCCTGGGCGCGGGCTACGAGCTGCCCCGGCCCAAGCGGGGCGAAGAGGAGCTGCCCGAGGGCACCGACCCGCTGCTCCCCCTGCACTCGCAGGCGCTCATGTATGCGACGGCGCTCATGCGCGGCAGCGACCGGGAGCAGCTCACGCCCCGCGGCGCCCTCTATCTCTCCTACGCAAAGCCGCTCGTCAAGGGCTTCGCCGATCCCGAAGCGTTCGCCCCGGGAGGCGCAGCACTGCTTCCGGAGAGGGGCGGTGCGCTGAGCCAGGACGTGCTCGTGCAGCCCCTGCCCGACGGCCAGAGCGGCTTTCTCGCGCTGCTCGCACACGTCGAGGACGTCGCGACCGAGGCCGTCTGCCGCATGCGCGACGGCGACATAGAGCCGCGCCCACGCTTTGGCGCGCTGTCCTGCGACACGTGCCCGCTGACGAGCTGCCCGAAGAGGGTGAGGTAG
- a CDS encoding UvrD-helicase domain-containing protein translates to MDLSKFTPEQRACVTCSGRPLVVSAGAGSGKTFMLTQRIAYALLNPSESSVTGIDQVLAITFTEKAASEIKARVRSTLRAEGLSEEALAVDASWISTIHGMCSRILHERALELGLDPRFGLLDDTDRTALLREAINEVIAEVSLRRAANQDEDGEASEAEGNGPSSVVEQDYAALFDEYERSTGDSVIGAMVERLVNDAANVRGGLDAVVLGPDPASPRDVAQAALHATEEFYGHLLAHGFDIKGNAKATVAAKAREACEAPNGLPALRDLLDRRSLGYADVAGVLAAFSPSFGRWSKKCGDESVYVGFRLAYDTACYECALGIARVPLRQLVGLARRASERFEAKKAARGVLDQNDLLLRTLRAFERNEAGIADEYRNRFRLVMVDEFQDTSQLQIDIIGFLDGGEEGRHNRLCVVGDKQQSIYRFRGADVETYGAFQAKLCTAYNAQQEQLGKNWRSHGDIIEFVNRIFSQDDVFGTDDFIRLTYDEGHEQANPFAPGVPRIDIALTTGPSKGPFSASRRLPVEATAIARRFLELHDNTSTNRRWGDMVILLGTMSKADVYAQALRDEGIPCVVAGGSTFGRAPEAQVICQLASAVANPDDDGALGAVLASDMFGLSPDELLRLATRPSGGSRGFWEGLRARGASDPSPRVRLASAVLREAAERCGRDNPARVLSDAVLSSGWLDRLRGTGPAGTVDEQGMAVAANVLKALRLVEGFADDPQAPRSMASVAARLRTKFAEGMKEAPGALNVAGQDAVRLMTIHASKGLEFPIVAMAEFYKGVVSSAKLAIETVGDRLCLTLGPGRSCSDAGAFSPLADRMKDYGAQLAKVYAAAAENAGEAPASDPDDPCEAESATQFARAIKARASAGELAEMHRKAYVGMTRPREALIVAAHPNNRPKSSQKDDASFYPAAFDDVRRGIAGPDNDLATLPEGYAFDAAFTPDHRVCIACEHLASTCEDAAGPVTLCGAQLGDGQVGEIELDEYLGTADEGLGEQAPVTVLVPEYIRIDEVRPRVQPAPSAQAGLISYSYLAPDHDSAASDPDETGRGKPAPQVDDEDGASPSDAVAQAEATSNRADPTAFGSTFHAAAQWMAEQARTLPGDAAPGLPLAQLTPDDDRLRTLARTWGLADDALPRLREALTRWANSDVAREAYRHARVQAEAPLFAHVDGPTGEPLYLNGAIDLLCTDETTRAFIVDYKTGGSPDETPGQLEAKHRLQAQCYAYATLASGYDTVDIAFVRVEQPDPADTAQPQVVRYAFEHAQLPQLAEAIQRAYAAKHGFAAPEPH, encoded by the coding sequence ATGGATCTCTCCAAGTTCACACCTGAGCAGCGCGCCTGCGTCACGTGCTCCGGGCGACCGCTCGTCGTGTCGGCCGGCGCCGGCTCGGGCAAGACGTTCATGCTCACGCAGCGCATCGCCTACGCTCTGCTAAACCCCAGCGAGTCGAGCGTCACGGGCATCGACCAGGTGCTCGCCATCACGTTCACCGAGAAGGCCGCCAGCGAGATCAAGGCCCGCGTGCGCTCGACGCTGCGCGCCGAGGGCCTGTCCGAAGAGGCGCTCGCCGTCGACGCGTCGTGGATCAGCACCATCCACGGCATGTGCTCCCGCATACTGCACGAGCGCGCTCTGGAGCTCGGGCTCGACCCGCGCTTCGGCCTGCTCGATGACACGGACCGCACCGCCCTTCTGCGCGAAGCCATCAACGAGGTCATAGCGGAGGTCTCGCTGCGCAGGGCCGCCAACCAAGACGAGGACGGCGAAGCATCGGAGGCCGAGGGGAACGGGCCCTCGAGCGTCGTCGAGCAGGACTACGCCGCGCTCTTCGACGAGTACGAGCGCTCGACGGGCGACAGCGTCATCGGCGCCATGGTCGAGCGCCTCGTCAACGACGCCGCCAACGTGCGCGGAGGCCTCGACGCCGTCGTGCTCGGCCCCGATCCGGCAAGCCCGCGCGACGTGGCCCAGGCCGCGCTGCACGCGACGGAGGAGTTCTACGGCCACCTCCTCGCCCACGGCTTTGACATCAAGGGCAACGCGAAAGCGACCGTCGCCGCCAAGGCCCGCGAGGCCTGCGAGGCTCCGAACGGCCTGCCAGCCCTGCGAGACCTGCTCGACCGGCGCTCGCTTGGCTATGCCGACGTCGCCGGCGTGCTCGCGGCGTTCAGTCCCTCGTTTGGCAGGTGGTCCAAGAAGTGCGGGGACGAGAGCGTCTACGTCGGCTTCCGCCTTGCCTACGACACGGCATGCTATGAGTGCGCCCTGGGCATCGCCCGCGTGCCGCTGCGTCAGCTCGTCGGACTCGCCCGCCGCGCCAGCGAGCGCTTCGAGGCAAAGAAGGCGGCGCGCGGCGTGCTCGACCAGAACGACCTGCTGCTCCGCACGCTGCGGGCGTTCGAGCGCAACGAGGCCGGCATCGCCGACGAGTACCGCAACCGCTTCCGCCTCGTCATGGTGGACGAGTTCCAGGACACAAGTCAGCTGCAGATCGACATCATCGGCTTTCTCGACGGCGGCGAGGAGGGTCGTCACAACCGCCTGTGCGTCGTCGGCGACAAGCAGCAGAGCATCTACCGCTTCCGCGGCGCCGACGTCGAGACGTACGGCGCGTTCCAGGCGAAGCTCTGTACCGCCTACAACGCCCAGCAGGAGCAGCTCGGCAAGAACTGGCGCTCGCACGGCGACATCATCGAGTTCGTCAACCGGATCTTCTCGCAGGACGACGTGTTCGGCACGGACGACTTCATCAGGCTCACATACGACGAGGGCCACGAGCAGGCCAACCCGTTCGCGCCCGGCGTCCCCCGCATCGACATCGCGCTGACGACCGGCCCGAGCAAAGGGCCGTTCTCGGCGAGCAGACGCCTGCCCGTCGAGGCCACAGCCATCGCGCGGCGCTTCCTTGAGCTGCACGACAATACCAGCACGAACCGGCGCTGGGGAGACATGGTCATCCTGCTCGGCACGATGTCCAAGGCCGACGTCTACGCGCAAGCCCTGCGTGACGAGGGCATCCCCTGCGTCGTCGCGGGAGGCTCGACGTTCGGCCGAGCTCCCGAGGCCCAGGTCATCTGCCAGCTCGCAAGCGCCGTCGCCAACCCGGACGACGATGGGGCCCTGGGTGCCGTGCTCGCTAGCGACATGTTCGGCCTCTCCCCCGACGAGCTCCTTCGCCTCGCGACGCGGCCTAGCGGCGGCTCGCGCGGTTTCTGGGAGGGCCTGCGCGCACGTGGGGCGTCCGACCCCTCGCCGCGAGTACGCCTCGCCTCCGCCGTGCTGCGCGAGGCAGCCGAGCGCTGCGGGCGCGACAACCCCGCGCGCGTGCTCTCCGACGCCGTGCTCTCGTCGGGATGGCTCGACCGGCTGCGGGGCACCGGGCCCGCCGGGACCGTGGACGAACAAGGCATGGCCGTCGCCGCCAACGTCCTCAAGGCATTGCGCCTCGTCGAGGGCTTCGCGGACGACCCCCAGGCCCCGCGCTCCATGGCATCCGTTGCCGCCCGCCTGCGCACAAAGTTCGCCGAGGGCATGAAAGAGGCCCCCGGCGCGCTGAACGTGGCCGGTCAGGACGCCGTGCGCCTCATGACGATCCACGCGTCGAAGGGCCTCGAGTTCCCCATCGTCGCCATGGCAGAGTTCTACAAGGGCGTCGTCTCCTCCGCCAAGCTGGCCATCGAGACGGTCGGCGACCGGCTCTGCCTCACGCTCGGCCCCGGACGCTCCTGCTCGGATGCCGGAGCATTCTCCCCGCTGGCAGATCGCATGAAGGACTACGGCGCCCAACTCGCCAAGGTCTACGCGGCAGCTGCCGAGAACGCCGGCGAGGCGCCCGCCTCCGATCCCGACGACCCCTGCGAGGCCGAGTCCGCCACCCAGTTTGCACGCGCGATCAAGGCGCGTGCCAGCGCCGGCGAGCTCGCCGAGATGCACCGCAAGGCATACGTTGGCATGACGCGCCCGCGCGAGGCGCTCATCGTCGCGGCGCACCCCAACAACCGGCCCAAGAGCTCCCAAAAGGACGACGCGTCGTTCTACCCCGCTGCGTTCGACGACGTGCGACGTGGCATAGCGGGGCCAGACAACGACCTCGCAACGCTACCTGAGGGCTACGCGTTCGACGCCGCGTTCACGCCGGACCACCGCGTGTGCATCGCCTGCGAGCACCTGGCCAGCACCTGCGAGGACGCCGCGGGCCCCGTGACGCTCTGCGGCGCGCAGCTGGGCGACGGGCAGGTCGGCGAAATCGAGCTCGACGAATACCTCGGCACGGCAGATGAGGGCCTGGGCGAGCAAGCCCCGGTTACCGTGCTCGTCCCCGAGTACATCCGCATCGACGAGGTGCGGCCGCGCGTGCAGCCCGCCCCATCGGCGCAGGCAGGCCTCATCTCCTACTCCTACCTCGCGCCCGATCACGACAGCGCCGCGAGCGACCCCGACGAGACAGGCCGGGGTAAGCCCGCGCCGCAAGTGGACGACGAGGACGGCGCATCGCCCTCCGATGCCGTAGCTCAGGCGGAAGCGACGTCCAACCGGGCCGATCCGACGGCGTTCGGATCGACGTTCCACGCCGCTGCACAGTGGATGGCGGAGCAGGCCCGGACGCTACCAGGTGACGCAGCACCCGGCCTTCCCCTCGCCCAGCTCACGCCCGACGACGACCGACTGCGCACTCTAGCTCGCACGTGGGGCCTCGCGGATGACGCGCTGCCCCGCCTGCGAGAGGCTTTGACGCGCTGGGCGAACTCAGACGTGGCCCGCGAGGCCTACCGTCACGCGCGCGTGCAGGCCGAGGCCCCGCTGTTCGCCCACGTCGACGGCCCCACCGGCGAGCCGCTCTACCTCAACGGCGCCATCGACCTGCTGTGCACGGACGAAACGACACGCGCGTTCATCGTTGATTACAAAACGGGAGGCTCGCCCGACGAAACACCCGGGCAGCTCGAGGCCAAGCACCGCCTCCAGGCGCAGTGCTACGCCTACGCCACGCTCGCCAGCGGCTACGATACCGTCGACATTGCGTTTGTCCGCGTCGAGCAGCCTGATCCCGCCGATACGGCACAGCCCCAGGTCGTGCGCTATGCCTTCGAGCACGCGCAGCTTCCACAGCTTGCCGAGGCCATTCAGCGAGCCTACGCCGCCAAGCACGGTTTCGCGGCCCCCGAACCGCACTAG